In a genomic window of Gloeocapsopsis dulcis:
- a CDS encoding SDR family oxidoreductase, producing the protein MTNPSYIFLAGASRGVGREIVHCLTQQQLKVKALLRSEATRADLEALGIEVVLGDALRVSDVENAMLEGIAAVISTIGGLPKDGDRADYLGNKNLIDAAVKAGVQKFILVSSIGSGDSVQALPPQALATLGSVLAEKEKAEQHLINSGLTYTIIRPGGLKSEPATGNGVLTEDPRIAGTIHRADVAQLVCRCLNSEKANNKILSAVDRQMMYGQPDFVEFNLS; encoded by the coding sequence ATGACAAATCCATCCTACATTTTTCTTGCGGGAGCTAGCCGTGGCGTCGGTCGAGAAATTGTGCACTGCTTGACACAACAACAGCTAAAGGTAAAAGCTTTACTGCGCAGCGAGGCGACTCGTGCGGATTTAGAAGCACTGGGCATTGAGGTTGTTTTAGGCGACGCCTTACGTGTCAGTGATGTAGAAAACGCAATGTTAGAAGGAATCGCAGCCGTTATCAGTACAATTGGCGGTTTACCCAAAGACGGCGATCGCGCTGATTACCTAGGTAACAAAAATCTGATTGATGCAGCAGTCAAAGCTGGAGTCCAAAAATTTATTTTGGTTTCCTCAATTGGTAGCGGTGATAGTGTGCAAGCTTTACCACCCCAAGCATTGGCGACATTAGGTTCTGTATTAGCCGAAAAGGAAAAAGCCGAACAGCATCTGATTAACAGTGGACTTACTTACACGATCATTCGCCCAGGTGGTTTGAAATCAGAACCCGCAACAGGTAATGGTGTTCTTACCGAAGATCCGCGCATTGCAGGCACAATTCACCGCGCTGATGTTGCCCAACTTGTCTGTCGCTGTCTCAATTCTGAAAAAGCAAACAATAAAATTCTCTCCGCAGTTGATCGCCAAATGATGTATGGTCAACCTGATTTTGTTGAATTTAACTTATCGTAG
- a CDS encoding ABC transporter ATP-binding protein, which translates to MKSYQQGIARPLQQSLRQILAVFRYSRRAIELVWTTSHVLTLVLAIFTLTAGLLPGAIAYIGKLIVDAVVAASQSGLESNRAIALGYLTLEAILVALLAGSQRGLSICQSLLRVLLGQRVNVLILEKALTLDLTHFEDSEFYDKMTRARREASSRPLSLVSRTFGIVQDSLSLVTYGGLLLQFSLWALLALVLTAIPAFVAETKFAGEAFRLFRWRAPETREQHYLETLIAREDFAMEVQLYQLGPMLLQRYHNIFNRLYREDRNLTLRRGVWGYALSLLSSAAFYAAYAWIVVEAIAGRISLGDMTMYLVVFRQGQTTFSSALSSLGGMYEDQLYLSNLYEFLEQDIPQPRGNATKGITPQDGIRFENVTFTYPGSLQPAVKNLSLHLKPGEKLAIVGENGSGKTTLIKLLTRLYSPDSGRILLDGLDLQQWEIEVLHRRIGVIFQNFVRYQFTVGENIGVGDVQHLVEEPHWHTAAEKGMAQPFIEQMADKFYTQLGRWFKGGQELSGGQWQKIALSRAFMRTQADILVLDEPTAAMDAEAEVLIFQRFRTLSKDKMAILISHRFSTVRMADKIVVLSGGELIEQGTHEELLQAEGRYARLFSLQAAGYR; encoded by the coding sequence ATGAAAAGTTATCAGCAGGGAATCGCACGCCCATTGCAGCAAAGCTTGCGACAAATCTTAGCAGTATTTCGTTATAGTAGACGGGCTATCGAACTTGTATGGACGACTAGCCATGTCCTGACATTGGTTCTTGCTATATTTACATTGACCGCAGGTTTACTTCCTGGGGCGATCGCCTACATTGGTAAACTAATTGTTGATGCGGTGGTAGCAGCCTCGCAATCAGGATTAGAAAGTAATCGGGCGATCGCATTAGGCTATTTAACACTAGAAGCCATACTAGTCGCCTTACTTGCAGGTAGTCAACGGGGATTGAGTATCTGTCAATCACTATTACGGGTGTTACTAGGGCAGCGAGTTAATGTCTTAATTTTAGAAAAGGCTTTAACCCTCGATCTTACTCATTTTGAAGATTCCGAATTTTACGATAAGATGACGCGGGCGCGGCGTGAAGCATCAAGTCGTCCGTTGTCGCTTGTCAGCCGTACTTTTGGTATCGTTCAGGATAGTCTTTCACTCGTTACCTACGGTGGTTTGCTGCTGCAATTTTCGTTGTGGGCATTGTTAGCCTTAGTTTTAACTGCAATCCCTGCATTCGTTGCTGAAACAAAATTTGCGGGAGAAGCATTTCGTTTATTTCGCTGGCGCGCACCAGAAACGCGAGAACAGCACTATCTAGAAACATTAATCGCACGTGAAGATTTTGCGATGGAAGTGCAGCTGTATCAACTTGGACCAATGTTGCTACAACGCTACCACAATATTTTTAATCGCTTATACCGTGAAGATCGCAATTTAACCTTACGCCGAGGTGTGTGGGGTTATGCATTGAGTTTACTGAGTAGTGCGGCATTTTATGCGGCGTATGCTTGGATTGTTGTAGAAGCGATCGCCGGACGCATTTCACTTGGTGATATGACGATGTATCTCGTTGTATTTCGCCAAGGACAAACAACGTTTTCTTCTGCACTCAGTTCGCTAGGGGGAATGTACGAAGATCAGTTGTATCTGTCTAATCTCTATGAGTTTCTCGAACAAGACATTCCCCAGCCACGCGGTAACGCTACTAAAGGAATCACACCACAAGATGGTATTCGTTTTGAGAATGTGACTTTTACCTATCCAGGAAGCCTGCAACCTGCTGTGAAAAACTTGTCATTGCATCTCAAACCAGGTGAGAAGCTTGCGATCGTGGGTGAAAATGGTTCTGGAAAAACGACTTTAATTAAGTTATTAACGCGCCTTTACTCTCCAGATTCAGGACGAATTCTGCTTGATGGCTTAGATTTACAACAATGGGAGATTGAGGTATTGCATCGACGGATTGGAGTGATTTTCCAAAATTTTGTCCGCTATCAATTCACTGTTGGTGAGAACATTGGTGTCGGAGATGTTCAACACTTGGTTGAAGAACCACACTGGCATACTGCTGCAGAAAAGGGTATGGCACAACCTTTTATCGAGCAAATGGCTGATAAATTTTACACGCAGTTAGGACGTTGGTTTAAAGGTGGTCAAGAACTCTCTGGCGGACAATGGCAAAAAATTGCACTTTCGCGGGCTTTTATGCGGACACAAGCAGATATTCTTGTTTTGGATGAACCCACCGCAGCGATGGACGCGGAAGCTGAAGTGTTAATCTTTCAACGATTTCGCACTCTTAGCAAAGATAAAATGGCGATTTTAATTTCGCACCGCTTTTCTACTGTCCGCATGGCAGATAAGATTGTTGTTCTCTCAGGTGGAGAATTAATTGAACAAGGAACTCATGAGGAATTACTTCAAGCTGAGGGACGCTACGCCCGACTTTTCTCGCTACAAGCTGCAGGATATCGATAA
- a CDS encoding TlyA family RNA methyltransferase, with protein MAKQRLDTLLVDLELCSSRQQAQRLIRAGEVFVNQQIIDKPGTEVETTLPIHIKARSPYVSRGGEKLAKALTEFDISVTGRVCIDGGISTGGFTDCLLQAGAKRVYGVDVGYGQVAWGLRNDPRVILKERTNLRYLQPEQLYKEGDAAADFAVVDVSFISLTKILPALGQLLQPPREAVLLVKPQFEVGRSHVGKKGVVRDPKAQAEAIFQVLQVAQQLNWQYRGLTASPLLGPAGNIEYLLWLGVNSHNDTPDFSLIIQFTQTIHEQLMSR; from the coding sequence TTGGCTAAACAACGACTTGATACACTACTTGTAGATTTAGAACTTTGTTCTTCTAGGCAGCAAGCGCAACGTTTGATTCGCGCTGGTGAAGTTTTTGTCAATCAACAAATTATTGATAAACCTGGGACTGAGGTTGAAACAACATTACCAATTCATATCAAGGCGCGATCGCCTTATGTTTCAAGGGGCGGAGAAAAGCTGGCGAAAGCCTTAACTGAATTTGATATTTCGGTGACTGGGCGTGTTTGCATCGATGGTGGAATATCCACTGGTGGTTTTACCGATTGTCTTTTGCAAGCTGGCGCCAAACGGGTTTACGGTGTTGACGTAGGCTACGGACAAGTAGCCTGGGGTTTACGCAACGATCCGCGTGTCATTTTAAAAGAACGAACAAATTTACGTTATCTGCAACCAGAGCAACTATATAAAGAAGGTGACGCTGCGGCTGATTTTGCGGTAGTTGATGTATCATTCATTTCTTTAACTAAAATCCTACCTGCTTTGGGGCAATTGCTACAACCCCCGCGTGAGGCAGTTTTACTCGTTAAACCACAATTTGAAGTAGGGCGATCGCATGTTGGCAAAAAAGGCGTGGTACGCGATCCAAAAGCGCAAGCTGAGGCAATTTTTCAGGTGTTACAAGTTGCACAACAACTAAATTGGCAATATCGTGGCTTAACCGCCTCTCCGTTGCTTGGTCCTGCTGGGAATATTGAATACTTATTATGGTTAGGAGTCAATAGTCACAATGATACACCTGATTTTTCCCTAATTATTCAGTTTACCCAGACAATACACGAGCAGTTGATGAGTCGATAG
- the gloB gene encoding hydroxyacylglutathione hydrolase, translating into MEVIRISALYDNYIFLLHEPMQNIAAVIDPAEAEPVLQQLEQLGAELVTIFNTHHHNDHVGGNRKLMQHFGNVTVYGGEKDRGRIPGQQVFLKEGDRVHFGDRAAEVIFVPGHTRGHIAYYFPPETLGALGDLFCGDTLFVGGCGRLFEGTPAQMLDSLTKLRALPDNTRVWCAHEYTLKNLQFALTVDGGNPELQARFATVKAARDRFEATVPSMLSIEKRTNPFLRWHQPELQLAVQSNDPLQTFAQLRSMKDQF; encoded by the coding sequence ATGGAAGTCATCAGAATCTCAGCACTTTATGATAATTACATCTTTTTACTGCATGAACCCATGCAAAATATAGCTGCGGTTATTGATCCAGCAGAAGCTGAGCCAGTGTTACAGCAACTAGAACAGCTGGGGGCAGAGTTAGTGACAATTTTTAATACGCATCACCATAACGATCATGTGGGTGGTAATCGTAAGTTAATGCAGCATTTTGGAAATGTCACAGTATATGGTGGTGAGAAAGATCGCGGGAGAATACCAGGACAGCAAGTTTTCTTAAAAGAAGGCGATCGCGTTCACTTTGGCGATCGCGCTGCTGAAGTCATTTTTGTTCCAGGACATACTCGCGGACACATTGCTTACTACTTCCCGCCAGAAACACTAGGTGCACTCGGAGATTTGTTCTGTGGCGATACATTATTTGTTGGGGGTTGCGGTCGTTTATTTGAAGGTACCCCAGCCCAGATGCTGGATTCTTTGACCAAATTGAGAGCTTTACCGGATAATACGCGAGTGTGGTGCGCCCACGAATATACTTTAAAGAACTTGCAATTTGCGCTGACGGTGGATGGTGGTAACCCCGAGTTACAAGCTCGTTTTGCTACTGTTAAAGCAGCACGCGATCGTTTTGAAGCTACGGTACCTTCGATGTTGAGTATCGAAAAACGTACTAATCCTTTTCTACGTTGGCATCAACCAGAATTACAGTTGGCAGTCCAAAGTAACGATCCATTGCAAACTTTTGCACAGTTACGCAGCATGAAAGACCAGTTTTAA
- the rplI gene encoding 50S ribosomal protein L9 gives MAKRVQLVLNQDISKLGRSGDLVEVAPGYARNYLVPQNLAVPATPGILKQVERRREKERQRQEELKQQALAQKAALENVGQLTIAKQVGEKDAIFGTVTAPEVAALVQEAIGQEVDRRGITLPDISQTGTYTAEIKLHPEVTAEVQIQVVPE, from the coding sequence ATGGCAAAACGCGTGCAATTAGTTCTCAATCAGGATATTAGTAAGTTAGGAAGATCTGGAGACTTAGTTGAAGTAGCACCAGGCTACGCTCGCAATTATTTGGTTCCCCAAAATCTAGCAGTGCCAGCAACCCCAGGGATTCTCAAACAAGTTGAGCGCAGACGTGAAAAAGAACGTCAACGTCAAGAAGAATTAAAGCAACAAGCTTTAGCCCAAAAAGCAGCATTAGAGAACGTTGGGCAATTGACTATTGCTAAACAAGTTGGTGAAAAAGACGCCATCTTTGGTACTGTAACTGCTCCCGAAGTTGCGGCTTTAGTTCAAGAAGCAATTGGTCAAGAGGTAGATCGGCGCGGGATTACCTTACCTGACATTAGTCAAACAGGAACTTACACTGCTGAAATTAAGCTGCATCCAGAGGTGACAGCAGAAGTCCAAATTCAGGTCGTACCAGAATAA
- the dnaB gene encoding replicative DNA helicase produces the protein MTQQLSFQDNIGSLPPQNVDAEEAILGGILLDPEAISRVSDRLIKEAFYISAHREIYEAALKLHNQGKPTDLLSVSAWLADRDLLARIGGRSKLTQLIDRTVSAVNIDVLAMLVMDKYLRRKLIESGNEIVQLGYQTDIELATVLDRAEQKVFSITQERPQQGLVSISDTLIDTFQELESRDQGQTLPGILCDFYDLDALTGGFQRSDLVILAGRPAMGKTALALNIAKNIAARYEQSVAVFSLEMSKEQLVQRLLASEAGIESHRMRAGRISQNEWEQLSRAFGSLSELPIYIDDTANMTVMEMRSQARRLQAEKGTELALILIDYLQLMEGSSSDNRVQELSRITRSLKGLARELKVPIIALSQLSRQVEARTNKRPLLSDLRESGSLEQDSDLVLMIYRDDYYNNDTPDRGIAEIIAAKHRNGPTGTVKLLFDPQFTKFKNLAKPPSY, from the coding sequence ATGACTCAACAACTGAGTTTTCAAGATAATATAGGCAGCTTACCTCCCCAGAATGTTGATGCAGAAGAAGCCATTTTGGGGGGTATTTTGCTCGATCCTGAAGCAATTAGCCGTGTGAGCGATCGCCTTATTAAAGAAGCTTTTTACATCAGCGCCCACAGGGAAATTTACGAAGCCGCCCTAAAACTCCACAATCAAGGGAAGCCAACAGATCTTTTAAGCGTCTCTGCATGGTTAGCCGATCGCGATCTCCTGGCACGCATTGGTGGCAGAAGTAAACTCACCCAACTTATAGATCGCACTGTATCAGCAGTCAATATTGACGTACTAGCAATGCTGGTAATGGATAAATACCTGCGGCGCAAATTGATTGAATCGGGTAATGAAATTGTACAGCTAGGCTATCAAACCGATATTGAGTTAGCAACAGTTTTAGACCGTGCCGAGCAAAAAGTTTTTAGTATCACGCAAGAACGTCCGCAACAAGGTCTTGTCTCAATTTCAGATACGCTGATTGATACTTTTCAGGAACTTGAAAGTCGCGATCAAGGACAAACACTACCAGGAATATTGTGCGATTTTTACGATCTAGACGCGCTTACAGGTGGTTTTCAGCGCTCTGATTTAGTCATCCTTGCCGGACGCCCAGCAATGGGAAAAACTGCTCTAGCGTTAAATATTGCTAAGAATATTGCTGCTCGTTACGAACAATCCGTTGCGGTTTTTAGCTTAGAAATGTCTAAAGAGCAATTAGTACAAAGACTCTTAGCTAGTGAAGCGGGAATTGAGAGTCATCGGATGCGGGCGGGACGTATTAGCCAAAACGAGTGGGAACAATTGAGCCGCGCGTTTGGGAGTTTATCGGAATTACCAATTTATATTGACGACACCGCCAATATGACGGTGATGGAAATGCGATCGCAAGCGCGACGACTACAAGCCGAAAAGGGAACAGAGTTAGCGCTCATTTTAATCGATTACTTACAGCTCATGGAAGGCAGTAGCAGCGACAACCGCGTTCAAGAATTATCGCGAATTACGCGATCGCTTAAAGGTTTGGCAAGAGAATTGAAAGTTCCGATCATTGCTTTGTCTCAGTTGAGTCGTCAAGTCGAAGCGCGGACGAATAAACGACCTCTACTATCCGATTTACGCGAATCAGGTTCGCTAGAGCAAGATTCAGATTTAGTCTTAATGATTTATCGCGATGATTATTACAATAACGATACTCCCGATCGCGGTATCGCCGAAATTATTGCAGCGAAGCACCGTAATGGTCCTACAGGGACTGTAAAGCTCTTATTCGATCCTCAGTTTACTAAGTTCAAGAATTTAGCCAAGCCTCCTAGTTACTAA
- a CDS encoding multicopper oxidase domain-containing protein: MPNRVLLESKLWTRRSLLKAGLAGVGLTGAAIAFQKLSSHPAAHIKVPPFSTNALESGNTVNPMAVLRDFDYGTVKQEQGRTIREFRITAGNTTIALNSAVSFNTWNFNNRIPGPTLRATEGDRVRVLFLNQGGHSHSMHFHGTHPAAADGVRPVRHGAATIYEFDAEPYGVHLYHCHTEPVTRHIGKGLYGMFIIDPPKPRPPADEIVLVMAGYDVDENGRNEFYAFNGLPDYYMTHPIPIYQHQLIRLYVLNMIEFDAAATFHLHANFFQVYPTGRTLRPTQESDVITMGTAERHILEFAYRYPGKYMFHPHQDAIAAAGCMGLFEVIASI, translated from the coding sequence ATGCCAAATCGAGTTCTACTAGAGTCAAAACTTTGGACTCGCCGGAGCTTGCTGAAAGCTGGATTGGCAGGAGTCGGGTTAACGGGTGCCGCGATCGCTTTTCAAAAGCTAAGTTCGCATCCTGCTGCACATATTAAAGTACCACCCTTCTCTACAAATGCGCTTGAGAGTGGTAACACTGTAAATCCCATGGCTGTGCTACGGGATTTTGATTATGGCACCGTCAAGCAAGAACAAGGACGCACGATTCGGGAATTTAGAATTACGGCGGGGAACACCACGATCGCACTCAATAGTGCTGTTTCTTTCAATACTTGGAATTTTAACAATCGTATCCCAGGACCAACGCTAAGAGCGACAGAGGGCGATCGCGTCCGCGTTCTGTTCCTCAATCAAGGTGGACATTCGCACTCAATGCATTTTCATGGGACACATCCTGCTGCTGCTGATGGAGTGCGTCCGGTACGTCATGGTGCAGCAACAATCTACGAATTTGACGCGGAACCCTATGGCGTGCATCTTTACCATTGTCATACTGAACCTGTAACGCGACATATTGGCAAAGGATTGTATGGGATGTTCATTATTGATCCTCCAAAACCACGTCCTCCAGCAGATGAAATCGTTTTAGTTATGGCAGGGTATGACGTTGATGAGAATGGACGCAATGAATTTTATGCCTTTAATGGGCTACCAGATTACTACATGACGCATCCAATCCCGATTTATCAACATCAGCTAATTCGGTTGTATGTCCTGAATATGATAGAGTTTGACGCCGCTGCGACATTTCATCTTCATGCTAACTTCTTTCAGGTGTATCCTACAGGACGCACACTCAGACCGACGCAAGAAAGCGATGTCATCACAATGGGAACTGCCGAACGGCACATTTTAGAATTTGCCTACCGCTACCCTGGTAAATATATGTTTCATCCCCATCAAGACGCGATCGCCGCAGCAGGTTGTATGGGATTATTTGAAGTCATTGCATCTATCTAA
- a CDS encoding helix-hairpin-helix domain-containing protein — MTSTLRYCTLAIASSLIVALASCNQTPTTTNTTQSPAVNSSPAATTTTHNHSNAEQININTAILSELDKFEAQLGVPALSHKIQANRPYGSPEELVTKNVVNQQQFDQIKDLVTVEDVVLTGEARDVDYMSKLGLMRGHMLVANELLDQQKPKEAEPHIGHPVEEIYVDVEDQLNERNVKEFKTSLMSLQDLVKASPKSPQVENNFDTSMQSIDGAIAALPESQRNSPAFVLQVVNELLDAANSEYGAAIADNKVTALIEYQDSRGFVLYANNLYQGISNQMAQVHPNEHQAISTNMSELTKAWPAVNAPTTLVKTPDEVTQLVTTIEQNSQKVLNAKTSAKL, encoded by the coding sequence ATGACATCTACTCTGCGGTATTGCACACTGGCGATCGCGAGTTCTTTGATTGTTGCATTAGCAAGTTGTAATCAAACCCCGACCACGACTAACACTACACAGTCACCCGCAGTGAACTCCAGTCCTGCTGCAACCACAACAACTCACAACCACAGCAACGCAGAACAAATCAACATCAACACGGCAATTTTGTCAGAACTTGATAAATTTGAAGCACAGTTGGGGGTTCCAGCACTATCACATAAAATTCAAGCAAATCGTCCCTATGGTAGTCCTGAAGAATTAGTTACAAAAAACGTCGTGAACCAACAACAGTTTGACCAAATCAAAGATCTGGTCACAGTAGAAGATGTTGTGCTTACGGGTGAAGCAAGAGATGTAGACTATATGTCAAAGCTGGGCTTAATGCGCGGACATATGCTTGTTGCCAACGAATTACTCGATCAACAAAAACCAAAAGAAGCAGAACCTCATATTGGTCATCCAGTTGAAGAAATTTACGTTGATGTAGAAGATCAACTTAATGAGCGCAATGTGAAAGAATTCAAGACAAGTTTAATGAGTTTACAAGATCTGGTGAAAGCCAGTCCGAAAAGCCCACAAGTCGAAAATAATTTTGATACCTCGATGCAGTCGATCGATGGTGCGATCGCAGCTTTGCCCGAAAGTCAGCGAAATTCACCCGCATTTGTCTTACAGGTAGTCAACGAGTTACTTGATGCAGCTAATTCGGAATATGGTGCGGCGATCGCTGATAATAAAGTAACCGCACTAATTGAATATCAAGACTCGCGTGGCTTTGTACTCTACGCCAACAACTTGTATCAAGGAATTTCCAATCAAATGGCACAAGTACACCCCAACGAACACCAAGCGATTTCGACTAACATGAGTGAACTTACCAAAGCTTGGCCTGCGGTTAATGCTCCCACAACGTTGGTAAAAACTCCCGACGAAGTGACTCAATTAGTAACGACAATCGAACAAAACTCTCAAAAAGTCCTTAATGCTAAGACCTCAGCTAAGCTGTAG
- a CDS encoding ferritin-like domain-containing protein, with protein MRDLDQKKTIDILNSIMEFELAGVVRYTHYSLMVTGPNRIPIVDFFKAQANESLMHAQQVGEILTGLEGHPSLRIAPMEETYKHSVRDILEESLNHERKALELYKNLLKTVNDASVYLEEFARTMIGQEELHNIEIKKMLRDFSGSAV; from the coding sequence ATGCGCGATCTTGACCAGAAAAAGACCATTGATATATTGAACTCCATCATGGAATTTGAACTTGCTGGAGTAGTGCGTTATACGCATTATTCCTTGATGGTGACAGGACCTAATCGTATTCCCATTGTGGACTTTTTCAAGGCACAGGCAAACGAATCGCTGATGCATGCACAACAAGTTGGCGAAATCCTCACGGGCTTAGAAGGACACCCTAGTTTACGGATTGCACCGATGGAAGAAACTTACAAGCACTCCGTACGAGATATTCTCGAAGAGAGTTTGAACCATGAAAGAAAAGCTTTGGAGTTATACAAAAACCTGCTGAAAACCGTAAACGATGCCAGTGTTTATTTAGAAGAATTTGCCCGCACAATGATCGGACAAGAAGAATTACACAACATTGAAATTAAAAAGATGTTGCGCGACTTTAGTGGTAGTGCTGTGTAA
- a CDS encoding FTR1 family iron permease: MSISAALPTFVITLREGVEAALVVGIVLACLKKAQQSQLNSWVYAGVGAGIGASALVGLLFSWIIPVISAANPQYAPVVEPFLEGVFSIIAIIMLSWMLIWMTRQAKHLKTDIEGTLTNALQQNQAAGWGVFSLIFIAVLREGFETVVFIAANFQQGLFPALGAILGLVAAVTIGVMLFKWGVKINIRRFFQIMGVLLLLIVAGLVVSALKHFDTAVAALASMDRASESLCFYYERFTRNPSCILGPRVWDTSRILPDDQFPGIILKALFGYRQDLFLVQAVAYVVFLVTIGSIYFRSLGGGVSSQKMIEKT; this comes from the coding sequence ATGAGTATTAGTGCTGCGTTACCAACTTTTGTGATTACCCTCCGCGAAGGAGTCGAAGCTGCTTTAGTTGTAGGAATCGTTCTCGCGTGTCTCAAAAAAGCACAGCAATCTCAATTGAATTCTTGGGTTTATGCCGGTGTGGGCGCAGGAATTGGTGCGAGTGCGTTGGTGGGTTTGCTGTTTAGTTGGATTATTCCGGTCATTAGTGCAGCAAATCCTCAATATGCGCCCGTTGTAGAACCATTTTTAGAGGGAGTCTTCAGCATTATTGCAATAATCATGCTGAGTTGGATGTTAATCTGGATGACACGGCAGGCGAAGCATCTCAAAACAGATATCGAAGGAACATTGACAAATGCTTTGCAACAAAACCAAGCTGCGGGATGGGGTGTTTTTAGCTTGATTTTTATTGCAGTTCTACGTGAAGGCTTTGAAACGGTTGTCTTTATCGCTGCTAATTTTCAACAGGGCTTATTCCCTGCTTTAGGTGCAATATTGGGCTTGGTAGCGGCTGTGACTATTGGCGTGATGCTATTTAAATGGGGTGTCAAGATTAATATCCGCCGTTTTTTCCAAATAATGGGTGTTTTATTACTTTTGATTGTAGCTGGATTAGTGGTATCAGCATTAAAGCATTTTGATACCGCTGTTGCCGCGCTTGCAAGTATGGATCGTGCCTCGGAGTCGCTATGTTTCTATTACGAACGGTTTACGAGAAATCCTTCTTGCATCTTAGGACCAAGAGTGTGGGATACTTCGCGGATTCTACCCGATGACCAATTTCCTGGCATTATTCTCAAAGCGCTGTTTGGCTACCGACAAGACCTGTTTTTAGTGCAAGCTGTAGCGTATGTTGTGTTTTTAGTAACGATTGGTAGCATTTATTTTCGCAGTTTAGGCGGGGGAGTAAGTTCTCAAAAAATGATTGAGAAAACTTAA
- a CDS encoding ribonuclease H-like domain-containing protein, producing the protein MELTDFQVCDRDISDEILTQYMNAEAIAVDTETMGLLPWRDRLCLVQLCDSQGRVTAIRIAKGQESAPNLQKLMEASGILKVFHFARFDIATLSYHLDIQVAPIFCTKIASKLARTYTNRHGLKDLIQELEQVELDKSAQSSDWGNAASLSEQQLRYAANDVRYLLAAQQKLIVMLDREDRLELAQACFECLPTIVTLDLLQFKDIFEH; encoded by the coding sequence ATGGAATTAACTGATTTTCAAGTTTGCGATCGCGACATCAGTGATGAAATCTTAACGCAGTATATGAATGCGGAGGCGATCGCAGTAGATACCGAGACAATGGGTTTATTACCCTGGCGCGATCGCTTGTGTCTTGTGCAACTGTGCGATTCTCAAGGGCGCGTTACTGCAATTCGCATAGCTAAAGGGCAAGAATCTGCACCAAACTTACAAAAGTTAATGGAAGCAAGTGGCATCCTTAAAGTTTTTCACTTTGCACGGTTTGATATTGCTACCTTAAGCTATCATCTCGACATTCAGGTAGCACCCATCTTTTGCACTAAAATTGCTAGTAAACTAGCTCGCACATACACTAATCGACACGGGCTAAAAGACTTAATCCAAGAACTTGAACAAGTTGAACTTGATAAAAGTGCCCAAAGTTCCGATTGGGGAAACGCAGCTTCATTGAGTGAACAACAACTCCGCTACGCAGCAAACGATGTCCGTTATTTACTTGCTGCACAGCAAAAACTTATAGTCATGCTCGATCGCGAAGATAGATTAGAGTTAGCCCAAGCCTGCTTTGAGTGTTTGCCAACAATTGTCACGCTTGACTTATTGCAATTCAAAGATATCTTTGAACATTAA